A stretch of Sphingorhabdus sp. YGSMI21 DNA encodes these proteins:
- the sucD gene encoding succinate--CoA ligase subunit alpha, with protein sequence MSILIDKNTKVITQGMTGNTGTFHTEQALAYGTQMVAGVTPGKGGTTHIGLPNFDTVAEAKEATGATASVVYVPPPFAADSILEAIDAEIELIVAITEGVPVLDMVRVKRALQGSKSRLIGPNCPGVLTPDECKIGIMPGSIFQKGSVGVVSRSGTLTYEAVHQTTAVGLGQTTAVGIGGDPVNGTNFIDVLELFLADDETKSIIMIGEIGGSAEEEAAQFIADEAKKGRSKPMVGFIAGLTAPPGRRMGHAGAIVSGGQGGAEDKIAAMEAAGIRVSPSPSELGITLDAMLKELV encoded by the coding sequence ATGAGCATTTTAATCGACAAGAACACGAAGGTCATCACCCAGGGTATGACCGGCAATACCGGTACGTTCCATACGGAACAGGCCCTGGCTTATGGCACGCAGATGGTTGCGGGCGTTACGCCGGGCAAGGGTGGCACTACCCATATCGGTCTGCCGAATTTTGACACGGTTGCCGAAGCGAAGGAAGCAACCGGCGCGACGGCTTCTGTTGTGTATGTTCCGCCGCCATTTGCAGCGGACTCGATCCTCGAGGCGATTGATGCCGAGATCGAGTTGATCGTCGCGATCACCGAGGGCGTTCCCGTTCTCGACATGGTGCGCGTCAAGCGCGCGTTGCAGGGCAGCAAGTCGCGCCTGATCGGCCCGAACTGCCCCGGCGTCCTCACCCCCGACGAATGCAAGATCGGCATCATGCCCGGCAGCATTTTCCAGAAGGGCTCGGTCGGCGTGGTCTCGCGTTCCGGTACGCTTACTTATGAAGCCGTGCATCAGACCACTGCGGTTGGCCTCGGCCAGACCACAGCCGTCGGCATCGGCGGCGACCCGGTCAACGGCACCAATTTCATCGACGTGCTCGAACTGTTCCTGGCCGACGACGAAACCAAGTCGATCATCATGATCGGCGAAATCGGCGGCAGCGCGGAAGAAGAAGCGGCGCAATTCATTGCCGACGAAGCCAAGAAGGGCCGCAGCAAGCCGATGGTAGGCTTCATCGCCGGTCTTACGGCTCCTCCGGGACGCCGCATGGGCCATGCCGGCGCGATTGTCTCCGGCGGCCAGGGCGGCGCGGAAGACAAGATCGCGGCGATGGAAGCTGCGGGTATCCGCGTGTCGCCTTCGCCGAGTGAGCTGGGCATCACGCTGGACGCGATGTTGAAGGAGCTGGTTTGA